In Phaenicophaeus curvirostris isolate KB17595 chromosome 14, BPBGC_Pcur_1.0, whole genome shotgun sequence, a single genomic region encodes these proteins:
- the HSBP1 gene encoding heat shock factor-binding protein 1, producing the protein MAETDPKSVQDLTAVVQTLLQQMQDKFQTMSDQIIGRIDDMSCRIDDLEKNIADLMTQAGVEELEGENKTPAANKS; encoded by the exons ATGGCCGAGACCGACCCCAAGAGCGTGCAGGACCTCACCGCCGTG GTGCAGACGTTGCTTCAGCAAATGCAGGACAAATTTCAAACCATGTCTGACCAAATCATTGGAAGaa TCGATGACATGAGCTGTCGCATAGATGACTTGGAGAAGAACATAGCGGATCTCATGACACAAGCAGGAGTGGAAGAATTGGAAGGCGAGAACAAGACCCCTGCTGCTAACAAGAGTTAA